The stretch of DNA TTCAGCGGAAGCTAAGTCGCAAAGAAAGAAGGAAAGCTTCTCAGATAGAAAGAGAGAGGGAAAGAGAAGCTACCAGGAGTAATGGAACAAGAGTACTTCGTCATGACCCCTATCGGTGAATACTTGATACTCCTGTTGATGCGTTTACTGGAACATGTGGAGAGTTTCTAGGAGAAGTTATTTGTGGTCCTAATATAATTTAATCTGATAATTTGCAGGGACTCCAGGAGAAGTCCTACTTATGAAGCTTACTCACGTTCTAAAAGGTTAATATGTTCGCATTTGTGTtcgtttcaaaataaaacaactGGCACACTATTCTGAATCGTGTCTGTTTTGGATAGATCAAGGTCTAGATCTCGATCATACTCGCCGTCACAATCAAGACGCGTTTCACGTGGAGTGAATGCTGACGATACTCATTGGAGCAAGGATAATGGTCCCAAAATAGAGTATATTACTGAATTTGGGGGTGCTGGTGATGGAGATGAGCCAAAGCGTGAAGGATATTCTCCTCCACCTTCTCCACCATCTCAGCTTGATACATCAAACCGGTCGGAGCACTTGACCTTTAATTCTTGCAAAGATAGATTGGACACTCTTTACTCTGCTGCAGCTTAGCCTCCATTTTGTTATCCGAGCCAAACTTCTGTggtttataatatatcatatttAGGTTACAAGCATAACTTCCAGGGCGATGAGGGAAGGAAGCTTCTTTTTTGTAGCTCTTTTTTCCCCTGCGTTGAACATCTATGATTGCATCTGAGCTGGTGGAAGTCCCATGAAGTGTTTCTAATGCTTCTGCTTTCATGCAGACAATCATCCGGTCGCATACTTGAGGCCCTTCATATAGACCCTGCATCTGGTGTATCTCTTGAGAAAGATAAAAGCACCGTGCTGTTGAAAACACCAAGGTAGTGCTTGGTTTTTCTAATAcgcattataatttttttaataggtATTGCTCTTTATTGTAAGGTTTATGAGAACTGTTTGACATTTCTTATAGTGGTTTCCTTGCTGGTTTACTTTACTCTTATTCTCTTGGCAGTATGTCCTCTGCGCTAGCAAAGTTGAGCAAAGCAACAAGCAGCGGCAATCTCTCTAAGCAACAGGGGGACAAGAAGGAAACTCCTCAAGAACGACTTAAACGGATCATGGAGAAACAACTAAACAAACAAAGTATATTTGCTTGATGTTTATTCCAGAAGTGAAGCACCCAATCCATTCATCTGATGCGATATGTTGTCAAAATAGACAACTAGAAGTCTAGGATCTTTTTCTTAAGTTACTTGCATTTGGTTATGTGACTCTATAATTAATGTTATAAAATGTGGTGTGATTGCTATTTTTGCAGTTAAGAAAGATACCGCTGCCGAGATTGCTAAGAAACGAGAGCAAGAAAAGCAAAGGCTCGAAAAACTTGCGGAAACAAATCGAATAAGTCGATATCAACGCCAAAGCCGAAGCCGAAGCCGAAGCCGAGGTAGAAGTTACAGCCGCTCTCCTAGGTATATACCGGTTTCTTAGTTTTGTATGATTGTTACTAAAATTCCACATTTGTAGTGTGTTGGACTCAGTTTCATCCCTTTGCCTACTATTTCTATGTGGAAACCAAATTCCATTGAGAGTTTCCTTTTCCCTTTACTCGATCCATACAGCATTTTTGAACTTCTTTTAGGCTATACTTTTACGAATTGGAAAGGCATCCCATTTTCACCTGCACACCTTTTTGACACCTTTATATTGTCACAGTAAGAGTAGGTATAAAACTTGCTGTTGACAAACTAGTTCTATTTTAGGAAACTAAGTTTACATTTAAGCATggataattttgatatatgtcatttgtgaaaaaaataatgtgatttatttaattgcacCTCCTGTTGTTTTTGTAACATTAGGATGATCACATATTAGGCTGCTTTGTGTTTTTAAAGAGTTCGATTTTATGTGATTGATGCAGAAGGTACAGAGACAGCCGTAGTCCAAGCAGGAATAGAACTGCACGTAGATATCATTCAGGATCTAGCTCTCGGTCTAGTTCTCTCTCCTATTCTCCTCGGTAACATATTTTAGTCTTAGGTTGTAAGGCGTCACAGGTACTGTATCTCGGTTACTTATGGCTTCATATTGCAGTGGAAGAAGGTAGTCAAGATATTAAATGGCAAAGTCTGCAAAGGTCTTTGAAAGAATTTCAGCACCTCCCTACAATcgaagtgaagttgatttaatGTTTTGTGCTAGTGTGCTTTAGTTCTCTGTTGACTTCTACATTATCCGAAACTGTATGTTGGTTTTACTATTATCCATGAC from Primulina tabacum isolate GXHZ01 chromosome 3, ASM2559414v2, whole genome shotgun sequence encodes:
- the LOC142539643 gene encoding uncharacterized protein LOC142539643 isoform X1 encodes the protein MWHEARKSERKVHDMMDAARKRAQRRAIYLAKRRGDPQQSIQVIGSRCRIHRDDALYQATQDQQGLIPWNGKQDILIDRFDGRALLDFIRDTSSRRSRGVDKTEEEEELEEFVNFERYRDLIKHRRRGFTDEDGLQHVNQEMEAKITAFFRESADIRSHAAQPQSSKGSYSQVGFSYDAEGKEDTQYSDGEEEDDEEDDEEEYFNSDDSNDEEMESIAREFGVKRYGWLLYMDKKAKEEKRRQKEIIKGDPSIRKLSRKERRKASQIEREREREATRSNGTRVLRHDPYRDSRRSPTYEAYSRSKRSRSRSRSYSPSQSRRVSRGVNADDTHWSKDNGPKIEYITEFGGAGDGDEPKREGYSPPPSPPSQLDTSNRQSSGRILEALHIDPASGVSLEKDKSTVLLKTPSMSSALAKLSKATSSGNLSKQQGDKKETPQERLKRIMEKQLNKQIKKDTAAEIAKKREQEKQRLEKLAETNRISRYQRQSRSRSRSRGRSYSRSPRRYRDSRSPSRNRTARRYHSGSSSRSSSLSYSPRGRR
- the LOC142539643 gene encoding uncharacterized protein LOC142539643 isoform X2, producing the protein MWHEARKSERKVHDMMDAARKRAQRRAIYLAKRRGDPQQSIQVIGSRCRIHRDDALYQATQDQQGLIPWNGKQDILIDRFDGRALLDFIRDTSSRRSRGVDKTEEEEELEEFVNFERYRDLIKHRRRGFTDEDGLQHVNQEMEAKITAFFRESADISHAAQPQSSKGSYSQVGFSYDAEGKEDTQYSDGEEEDDEEDDEEEYFNSDDSNDEEMESIAREFGVKRYGWLLYMDKKAKEEKRRQKEIIKGDPSIRKLSRKERRKASQIEREREREATRSNGTRVLRHDPYRDSRRSPTYEAYSRSKRSRSRSRSYSPSQSRRVSRGVNADDTHWSKDNGPKIEYITEFGGAGDGDEPKREGYSPPPSPPSQLDTSNRQSSGRILEALHIDPASGVSLEKDKSTVLLKTPSMSSALAKLSKATSSGNLSKQQGDKKETPQERLKRIMEKQLNKQIKKDTAAEIAKKREQEKQRLEKLAETNRISRYQRQSRSRSRSRGRSYSRSPRRYRDSRSPSRNRTARRYHSGSSSRSSSLSYSPRGRR